Proteins encoded by one window of Verrucomicrobiota bacterium:
- a CDS encoding SUMF1/EgtB/PvdO family nonheme iron enzyme → MKPRRPFQFLRRFAPSGVAADVRRRISDHSPRVRLFTSATTRSFERAALFASVVLWVAAAPPAVLAAELDFNQHIKPILESACLSCHGPEKPKGGLRLDTKANTMKGGENGIVIVPGQPEKSPLYTSTIVPPDDDKIMPPKGDKLTKEQSDLLRDWIKAGANWPDGVTLAKVQRINFVKDIQPILELDCVSCHHEGHAKGKLRLDNKADAFKSGKPGPAIIPWNPGKSSLYTTTVLPADNDDLMPPKDKGGPLSKETTELLKEWISQGAVWPDGITLTQRKKEEAPGADELPLITEIHHQILANLTVTNEAGMKPYTNTIPGTSVDYAMVPIHGGDFAMGSPENEPGRKPDEGPQHKVTIDPFWMGQCEVTWSEYELFMYPEMAKRAATALGQKESPLIDAVSRPTRPYVEMSFGMGKEGFPAISMTQHGANKYCQWLSAKTGQFYRLPTEAEWEYACRAGTTTAYSFGDDSAQLDDYAWYGKNSDSKYQKVGQKKPNPWGLYDMHGNVAEWTLDQYDPDFYKQLNGTVAQNPWNKATKPYPHVVRGGSWDDPPDLLRSAARLGSSKSWKVQDPQLPKSIWYHTDAQFLGFRIIRPLKVPPPEELQKYWTSGVEKD, encoded by the coding sequence ATGAAACCGCGCCGTCCTTTTCAGTTCCTTCGCCGATTCGCACCTTCTGGTGTAGCCGCCGACGTGAGGAGGCGGATTTCCGATCATTCGCCACGAGTCCGCCTCTTTACATCGGCTACCACCAGAAGTTTTGAGCGCGCCGCGCTTTTTGCTTCAGTTGTTTTGTGGGTCGCCGCCGCGCCGCCCGCCGTCTTGGCCGCCGAGCTTGATTTCAACCAGCACATCAAACCGATTCTGGAATCCGCCTGCCTCAGTTGTCACGGCCCGGAAAAACCCAAAGGCGGTTTGCGGCTCGACACCAAGGCGAACACGATGAAAGGCGGCGAGAACGGCATCGTTATTGTTCCCGGCCAGCCCGAAAAGAGTCCGCTCTATACCTCGACCATTGTGCCGCCCGACGATGACAAAATCATGCCGCCGAAAGGGGACAAACTCACCAAGGAACAAAGCGACCTGCTCCGCGACTGGATCAAGGCGGGTGCGAACTGGCCGGACGGCGTCACGCTTGCCAAAGTGCAGCGGATTAACTTTGTCAAAGATATCCAGCCGATCCTGGAACTGGATTGCGTGTCGTGCCATCACGAGGGCCATGCCAAAGGCAAGTTGCGATTGGACAACAAAGCTGACGCTTTCAAGAGTGGCAAGCCAGGCCCGGCTATTATTCCCTGGAATCCAGGCAAGAGTTCGCTCTACACCACCACGGTTTTGCCGGCGGACAACGACGATTTGATGCCGCCCAAAGACAAAGGCGGACCGCTTTCGAAGGAAACCACCGAGCTATTAAAGGAATGGATTTCGCAGGGTGCCGTCTGGCCGGATGGCATCACGCTCACGCAGCGCAAGAAGGAGGAAGCCCCCGGCGCCGACGAGTTGCCGTTGATCACAGAAATTCATCATCAGATTCTCGCGAATCTCACCGTGACCAACGAGGCGGGCATGAAGCCTTACACGAATACGATTCCGGGAACGTCCGTTGATTATGCGATGGTGCCGATACATGGCGGCGACTTCGCGATGGGCAGTCCGGAAAATGAACCCGGCCGCAAACCCGACGAAGGCCCGCAACACAAGGTCACCATCGACCCGTTCTGGATGGGCCAATGTGAAGTAACGTGGAGCGAGTACGAGTTGTTCATGTATCCGGAAATGGCCAAGCGCGCCGCCACCGCGCTCGGCCAGAAGGAGAGTCCGTTGATTGATGCCGTGAGCCGTCCCACGCGGCCCTACGTCGAAATGAGTTTCGGCATGGGCAAGGAGGGTTTTCCGGCCATCAGCATGACGCAGCATGGCGCGAACAAATATTGCCAATGGCTCAGCGCCAAGACCGGCCAGTTCTATCGGCTGCCCACGGAGGCAGAATGGGAATACGCCTGTCGCGCCGGCACTACCACCGCTTATTCCTTTGGCGATGACTCTGCCCAATTGGACGACTACGCCTGGTACGGCAAGAACAGCGACTCCAAGTATCAGAAGGTCGGCCAGAAGAAACCGAACCCCTGGGGGCTATACGACATGCATGGCAACGTGGCGGAATGGACGCTCGATCAATATGATCCCGACTTCTACAAACAACTCAACGGCACCGTGGCGCAGAATCCTTGGAACAAAGCGACCAAGCCATACCCGCACGTCGTTCGAGGCGGTTCATGGGACGACCCACCCGACTTGCTGCGCAGTGCTGCCCGCCTTGGTTCGAGCAAATCGTGGAAGGTCCAGGATCCGCAATTGCCCAAGAGCATCTGGTATCACACGGATGCGCAATTCCTTGGGTTCCGCATCATTCGTCCGTTAAAAGTACCACCGCCGGAGGAGTTGCAGAAGTATTGGACAAGCGGCGTGGAGAAGGATTAG
- a CDS encoding 50S ribosome-binding GTPase → MLHMQHETVRAVHGEGPRSVMATSASKRPLLRSTSAGSAMEIDLSKERTAGPSTAGASKGELVADLTEHGRQFVLCKGGRGGLGNRNFATAARQTPRFAQPGEPGEEGEFLLELRIMAEVGLVGFPNAGKSTLLTAISHACPKVAPYPFTTLHPQIGIVEYPDFHRLTVCDVPGLIEGAHNNVGLGHAFLRHIERCKILVLLLDMAGVDGRLPWDDYQQLLSELELYDPALLEKPRLVVANKMDETVAEENLRKFKRKVRKTPVLPIAAAFDQGIEKFKKTIRERVAQAGIGD, encoded by the coding sequence ATGTTGCATATGCAACATGAAACTGTCCGAGCGGTTCATGGTGAGGGGCCGCGCTCTGTCATGGCCACGAGCGCAAGCAAGCGTCCGTTGCTGCGCAGCACCAGTGCCGGCAGTGCGATGGAAATTGATTTGAGCAAGGAACGAACTGCCGGGCCGTCCACAGCGGGCGCGTCGAAGGGCGAACTGGTCGCGGACCTCACCGAACACGGACGTCAGTTTGTGCTGTGCAAAGGCGGACGCGGCGGCTTGGGCAATCGCAACTTCGCCACGGCCGCGCGCCAGACCCCCCGCTTTGCCCAACCGGGTGAACCGGGCGAGGAGGGCGAGTTCTTGTTGGAACTGCGCATCATGGCCGAGGTCGGCCTTGTTGGTTTTCCTAACGCCGGTAAATCGACCTTGCTGACCGCCATTTCGCACGCATGCCCCAAGGTCGCGCCATATCCGTTCACCACGCTGCATCCGCAAATCGGCATCGTCGAGTATCCCGATTTTCATCGGCTCACCGTTTGCGACGTGCCCGGCCTCATTGAAGGCGCGCATAACAATGTCGGCCTTGGCCACGCTTTTTTGCGCCACATCGAGCGCTGTAAGATTCTGGTGTTGCTGCTCGACATGGCCGGTGTCGATGGCCGCCTGCCGTGGGACGATTACCAGCAACTCCTCAGCGAACTGGAACTTTACGATCCCGCGTTGCTGGAAAAGCCGCGCCTTGTCGTCGCCAACAAAATGGACGAAACCGTGGCCGAGGAAAACTTGAGGAAGTTCAAACGCAAGGTTCGCAAGACGCCCGTGCTGCCCATCGCCGCTGCGTTTGATCAAGGCATCGAGAAATTCAAAAAGACCATTCGCGAGCGCGTCGCGCAGGCCGGGATTGGTGATTGA
- a CDS encoding zinc ribbon domain-containing protein: MPIYEFHCDDCKKDSEVLVRSTRWEGTPCPHCGSKRLSKKLSVFASSGSGEEQPSCTGVPSSCGLCGTGKAHSH; this comes from the coding sequence ATGCCGATCTACGAATTCCATTGTGACGATTGCAAAAAAGACAGCGAGGTGCTCGTCCGTTCGACCCGCTGGGAAGGAACGCCGTGCCCGCATTGCGGCTCGAAGCGGCTGTCAAAAAAACTTTCCGTCTTTGCTTCCAGCGGGAGCGGTGAGGAACAGCCATCCTGCACAGGCGTTCCCAGTTCGTGCGGTCTGTGCGGCACCGGCAAGGCGCACTCGCACTGA
- the rplU gene encoding 50S ribosomal protein L21, with protein sequence MYAVLETGSKQYRVAAGDTLKIERLDTAAGQPFTFDRVLLVNNDGQVTVGSPTVPQATVVVDVVEHIRGDKKLTFKMKRRKGYHKTIGHRQELTVVKVKEIKA encoded by the coding sequence ATGTACGCTGTATTGGAAACCGGAAGCAAACAGTATCGTGTCGCCGCGGGCGATACGCTGAAAATCGAACGCCTGGACACCGCCGCCGGGCAGCCGTTTACATTTGACCGCGTATTGCTGGTCAACAACGACGGCCAAGTCACGGTCGGTTCGCCCACCGTGCCGCAGGCCACCGTGGTCGTCGATGTCGTCGAGCATATTCGCGGCGATAAGAAACTGACATTCAAAATGAAACGCCGGAAAGGCTATCACAAAACCATCGGCCACCGGCAGGAACTGACGGTGGTCAAAGTCAAAGAGATCAAAGCTTAA
- a CDS encoding PIN domain-containing protein, protein MKWLLDTNALSELTKPSPFAGLFDWLEVNEPETALSAISVGEMVAGLERLPEGKRRRSLERALKFLREDYAGKILDFTEGVAVEWGRLVAEARKRGRNLSVLDSQIEATAIHFGLTVVTRNQVDFFHPVFNPWDDSTSR, encoded by the coding sequence GTGAAATGGCTTTTGGATACCAATGCGCTTTCCGAACTCACCAAACCGTCGCCCTTCGCTGGTCTGTTCGATTGGCTCGAGGTGAACGAACCGGAAACCGCACTCAGCGCGATCAGTGTCGGTGAAATGGTCGCTGGGCTGGAAAGATTGCCGGAAGGCAAACGGCGTCGTTCGCTTGAACGCGCTTTGAAATTTTTGCGTGAGGATTACGCGGGTAAGATTCTGGATTTCACCGAGGGGGTTGCGGTTGAATGGGGACGCCTCGTGGCTGAGGCCCGAAAGCGTGGACGCAATTTATCAGTCCTCGACAGCCAGATTGAGGCGACGGCCATCCATTTCGGTTTGACCGTTGTCACGCGCAATCAGGTCGATTTCTTTCATCCCGTTTTCAATCCGTGGGACGATTCTACTTCCCGTTGA
- the ychF gene encoding redox-regulated ATPase YchF: MLKAGIVGLPNVGKSTLFNAVTRTRKAEAANYPFCTIDPNLGIVTVPDARLEPLAKIAKTSVIIPAAIEFVDIAGLVKGASQGEGLGNKFLTHIREVDAMVQVVRCFEDPDIHHVAGAIDPIRDIETIITELVLADLEAVKKRLAGVAKDAKRGDKVAIAEESVLKKLEPHLDAGKPALTLNLTPEEKVVSKGFFLMTDKPTIFAANVKESDLANANANPHVAKVREYARTHHACETVVISAQIESDLIDLSPEEAKEFLKELGVNESGVGALIRSTYHLLGLRTYFTAGEKEVRAWTIHAGDTAPKAAGVIHTDFERGFIKAETVAYDDLVNCGSVAAAREKGLYRMEGKEYVVQDGDVMLFKFNV, translated from the coding sequence ATGCTTAAAGCTGGAATCGTCGGTTTGCCCAACGTCGGCAAATCCACCCTGTTCAACGCCGTCACGCGCACGCGCAAGGCGGAGGCGGCGAACTATCCTTTTTGCACCATTGACCCGAACCTTGGCATCGTTACCGTGCCGGATGCACGGCTTGAACCTCTCGCGAAGATTGCCAAAACTTCCGTCATCATTCCGGCGGCGATTGAGTTTGTTGATATCGCTGGTCTGGTCAAAGGCGCGTCCCAAGGGGAAGGACTCGGAAACAAATTCCTGACTCACATCCGCGAAGTGGATGCCATGGTGCAGGTCGTCCGCTGCTTTGAAGACCCGGACATTCATCACGTCGCCGGCGCGATTGATCCGATTCGCGACATTGAAACCATCATCACCGAACTGGTGCTGGCCGACCTTGAAGCGGTGAAGAAGCGGCTCGCCGGCGTTGCCAAGGACGCCAAGCGCGGTGACAAGGTGGCAATTGCCGAAGAGTCCGTGCTGAAAAAACTGGAGCCGCACCTCGATGCCGGAAAGCCGGCGCTCACTTTGAATCTAACGCCCGAAGAAAAGGTTGTCTCCAAGGGCTTTTTCCTGATGACGGACAAGCCGACCATATTCGCAGCGAACGTGAAGGAGTCCGATCTGGCCAACGCCAACGCCAATCCGCACGTGGCCAAGGTCCGCGAATACGCGCGCACGCATCACGCTTGCGAGACGGTGGTCATCAGCGCGCAAATCGAGAGCGACCTCATCGACCTTTCGCCGGAGGAGGCAAAGGAATTCTTGAAGGAACTCGGCGTGAACGAATCAGGCGTCGGCGCGCTCATTCGCAGCACGTATCATTTGCTTGGTTTGCGAACTTATTTCACCGCCGGTGAAAAAGAAGTCCGCGCTTGGACCATCCACGCGGGCGACACCGCGCCTAAAGCTGCTGGTGTCATTCACACGGATTTCGAGCGCGGGTTCATCAAGGCCGAAACAGTTGCCTACGATGACCTCGTAAATTGCGGCTCCGTCGCCGCCGCCCGGGAAAAAGGACTCTACCGGATGGAAGGCAAGGAATACGTGGTGCAGGACGGCGATGTGATGCTCTTCAAGTTCAATGTCTAG
- a CDS encoding type II toxin-antitoxin system Phd/YefM family antitoxin, which produces MNVHETKTNFSSLLAKLEKDRETIIICRNGELVAVPGQTAAANLQRAQGSARALACIGQRLAERIRCSGKWFRRGVETDTRGACAPLP; this is translated from the coding sequence GTGAATGTTCACGAGACGAAAACCAACTTTTCCAGCCTGCTGGCCAAACTGGAAAAGGACAGAGAAACCATCATCATCTGCCGCAATGGCGAACTGGTGGCCGTCCCCGGCCAGACCGCTGCGGCCAATCTCCAGCGAGCGCAGGGGAGCGCACGCGCCCTCGCGTGCATCGGTCAGCGCCTCGCTGAACGAATCCGATGCAGTGGAAAATGGTTTCGACGAGGCGTCGAAACCGACACGCGAGGCGCGTGTGCTCCCCTTCCTTGA
- a CDS encoding SDR family oxidoreductase, whose amino-acid sequence MNILITGGAGYIGSVLTPTLLSFGHEVTVLDNFCFRQNSLTDCCQYSTFHVARGDCREEAIVKPLVAKADVIIPLAALVGAPLCNQDKVAAQTTNQDAVEMLCRLAGKTQRFLMPVTNSGYGIGEKGTHCTEDSPLRPISLYGVTKVKAEEAILQRENSISFRLATVFGMAPRMRLDLLVNDFVYRAVHDRAVVIFEGHFKRNFVHIRDVARVFVHGLNHFEAMRGKPYNVGLDDANLSKLELCAVIQEHLPKFVYLEAPIGEDPDKRDYIVSNTRIAATGFKPEWNLDRGIQELIKGFTILRNTIYSNV is encoded by the coding sequence ATGAACATTCTCATTACCGGCGGCGCTGGTTACATTGGCTCGGTGTTGACTCCCACGTTGCTGTCGTTCGGTCACGAAGTCACCGTGCTGGACAATTTTTGTTTCCGGCAGAACAGCCTGACTGATTGCTGTCAGTATTCGACCTTTCACGTGGCGCGCGGCGATTGCCGGGAGGAAGCGATCGTGAAGCCGCTGGTGGCGAAAGCCGATGTCATCATCCCGCTGGCGGCGCTGGTGGGCGCGCCGCTTTGCAATCAGGACAAGGTCGCCGCGCAAACCACGAATCAGGACGCAGTGGAGATGCTTTGCCGCCTGGCAGGGAAGACGCAGCGCTTCCTGATGCCCGTAACCAATAGCGGCTACGGCATCGGCGAGAAGGGCACGCATTGCACGGAAGACTCTCCGCTGCGGCCCATCTCGCTCTACGGCGTGACGAAGGTCAAAGCCGAGGAAGCCATTCTCCAACGCGAGAACAGCATCAGTTTCAGGCTGGCCACGGTGTTCGGCATGGCGCCACGGATGCGCTTGGATTTGTTGGTGAATGATTTTGTTTATCGCGCCGTCCACGATCGTGCGGTGGTGATTTTTGAAGGGCATTTCAAACGCAACTTCGTTCACATCCGGGATGTCGCCCGCGTGTTTGTGCATGGGCTGAACCATTTCGAGGCGATGCGCGGCAAGCCGTACAATGTCGGGCTGGATGATGCGAACCTCTCCAAGCTGGAACTCTGCGCGGTGATCCAAGAGCATCTGCCCAAGTTCGTTTATCTCGAAGCACCCATTGGGGAGGACCCGGACAAGCGGGATTACATCGTCTCCAACACGCGCATCGCCGCCACGGGTTTCAAGCCGGAGTGGAATCTGGATCGGGGCATTCAGGAGTTGATCAAGGGTTTCACCATTTTGCGCAACACGATTTATTCGAACGTCTGA
- a CDS encoding alpha/beta hydrolase yields MKKLLLIGCLALLTITTTWSQTKVDFKRTEDVIYGRKFGTALTLDVVQPANSNGFGIIFVISGGWFSSHDAINPNSYMPFLERGYTIFAVVHGSQPKFQVTEITQDMHRAVRFIRHNAAKYGVDPNHLGVTGGSAGGHLSLTLGTQGEPGKDDAKDPVDRESSAVQAVACFFPPTDFLNYGQPGEDAVGVGILKDFKPAFGPRSETAEERQKLGKEISPIYFVTSNMPPTLIIHGDADKLVPIQQAESFVKRAKEFGTTAKLIVKEGKAHGWKDMNLDMPALADWFDQYLRGLKPKDRVSRRIGFTSKTDSGPFRAYDTVFIAAIQSRWYDLLDKRDLARGHNGAVVLAFRLNHDGRITELKEVKNEVGELEGLICQKAVLEPAPFERWPSDLRRRVGTDYRDLHLTFYFDTN; encoded by the coding sequence ATGAAAAAACTTTTGCTCATTGGCTGTCTTGCGCTGCTCACGATCACCACGACATGGTCACAAACCAAGGTGGATTTCAAGCGCACGGAGGATGTGATTTATGGGCGCAAGTTCGGCACGGCTTTGACGCTGGATGTGGTTCAGCCGGCCAATTCCAACGGCTTCGGAATCATTTTTGTGATCAGCGGCGGGTGGTTTTCCAGTCACGACGCCATCAATCCGAACTCTTACATGCCGTTTCTGGAACGCGGCTACACGATCTTTGCAGTGGTTCACGGGTCGCAACCGAAATTTCAAGTGACCGAGATTACCCAGGACATGCACCGCGCCGTGCGGTTCATCCGTCACAACGCGGCGAAGTATGGTGTTGATCCAAATCATCTGGGCGTCACCGGCGGCAGTGCAGGCGGTCATCTTTCGCTGACTCTGGGAACGCAGGGCGAGCCGGGCAAGGACGACGCCAAAGACCCCGTCGACCGCGAAAGCAGCGCCGTGCAAGCGGTGGCTTGCTTCTTTCCGCCGACGGATTTCCTGAACTACGGGCAGCCAGGCGAAGACGCGGTTGGCGTCGGCATCTTGAAAGATTTCAAACCCGCCTTCGGTCCGCGCTCGGAGACGGCGGAGGAACGGCAAAAATTGGGCAAGGAAATCTCACCGATCTATTTTGTCACATCGAACATGCCGCCAACCCTCATCATTCACGGCGACGCCGACAAGCTGGTGCCCATTCAACAGGCGGAGTCATTTGTGAAACGGGCGAAAGAATTTGGCACCACCGCCAAACTCATCGTCAAGGAAGGCAAGGCGCATGGTTGGAAAGACATGAATTTGGACATGCCTGCCTTGGCGGATTGGTTTGATCAGTATCTGCGCGGACTTAAGCCGAAGGATCGGGTCAGCCGGCGTATCGGGTTCACTTCAAAGACAGATTCCGGACCTTTCCGCGCATACGACACAGTGTTTATCGCAGCTATCCAGAGTCGGTGGTATGACTTGCTGGACAAGCGCGATCTTGCGCGCGGACACAATGGCGCGGTGGTATTGGCGTTTCGCTTGAATCATGACGGGCGTATCACTGAACTGAAGGAGGTCAAAAACGAGGTGGGCGAACTGGAGGGTTTGATTTGCCAAAAGGCGGTGCTTGAGCCGGCGCCCTTCGAGCGATGGCCCAGTGATTTGAGGAGGAGGGTAGGGACGGATTACCGGGATTTGCATCTGACCTTTTACTTTGACACCAACTGA
- the recO gene encoding DNA repair protein RecO, with translation MIESTTGLILRTRPLTETSLIISWLTPDFGRIATVAKGARRPKSPYRGKLDLFYLADFSFQRSRRSELHTLREIVLRETHMVLREELGYLQQASYCAALVEQATETETPLPAVYALLRSLLEHLPKQSPQPQTIFAFELKLLNELGLKPDLTKSKLSPGARRITAALLQSDWLALTRLKLSQAQTLELRQFLHGFLIFHLGRMPKGRPV, from the coding sequence ATGATTGAATCGACCACCGGCCTCATCCTCCGCACGCGACCGCTGACGGAGACGAGCCTGATCATTTCCTGGCTTACGCCGGACTTTGGGCGCATCGCTACGGTCGCCAAAGGTGCGCGCCGACCCAAATCGCCCTATCGCGGCAAGCTTGACCTCTTTTACCTGGCCGACTTCAGTTTTCAACGCAGTCGCCGCTCGGAGCTGCACACTCTCCGTGAAATTGTGCTTCGTGAAACTCACATGGTCTTGCGCGAGGAACTCGGCTACCTCCAGCAAGCTTCCTACTGCGCCGCGCTCGTCGAACAAGCCACCGAGACCGAAACGCCGTTGCCGGCCGTGTATGCATTGCTGCGCAGCCTGCTCGAACATCTGCCGAAACAATCGCCGCAGCCACAAACGATCTTCGCTTTCGAACTCAAGCTCTTGAACGAACTGGGCCTGAAACCGGATTTGACCAAAAGCAAACTGAGCCCCGGCGCACGACGAATCACCGCCGCGCTGCTCCAAAGCGACTGGCTCGCCCTGACACGATTGAAGTTAAGCCAAGCGCAGACCCTTGAACTCCGGCAGTTCCTGCATGGCTTCCTGATATTTCACCTCGGCCGAATGCCCAAAGGACGACCGGTTTGA
- a CDS encoding kinase yields MIISRTPFRISFFGGGTDYPAWYRQHGGAVLAATINKYCYLTCRYLPPFFEHRIRVVYSKIEMCQKPEEIAHPAVRAILGYLKLERGVEIHHDGDLPGRSGMGSSSAFTVGLLHALRGLQGQITGKYQLASESIHIEQDLLRETVGSQDQVCAAFGGVNQIRFLPSGEVSVQPLTLLPGRLRELSSHLMLFYTGIQRTASNIAASYVTSMDSKSALLTRMKDLVEQSSEILSSKADLTKFGELLHETWVAKRSLGDKISNSEVDGLYETARAAGALGGKLLGAGGGGFILLFVPPQKQEAVRKHLNKLIHVPFEFEFSGSQIIFFDPQEDYSEQERVRAAQQIQAFRDLPE; encoded by the coding sequence ATGATCATCAGTCGAACACCATTCCGAATCTCGTTCTTTGGCGGCGGGACGGATTACCCGGCCTGGTATCGCCAGCACGGCGGCGCGGTGCTGGCGGCGACGATCAACAAATACTGCTATCTGACCTGCCGTTACCTGCCGCCGTTCTTCGAGCACCGCATCCGCGTTGTCTATTCCAAAATCGAGATGTGCCAGAAGCCGGAGGAAATTGCGCATCCCGCCGTGCGCGCCATCCTGGGATATCTGAAGCTGGAGCGCGGCGTGGAGATTCACCACGATGGCGACCTGCCAGGGCGCAGTGGCATGGGTTCGAGTTCCGCGTTCACCGTGGGGCTTTTGCACGCGCTGCGCGGGTTGCAGGGTCAAATCACCGGCAAATATCAACTCGCCAGCGAGAGCATCCACATCGAACAGGACCTCCTGCGGGAAACCGTGGGGTCGCAGGACCAGGTCTGCGCGGCGTTTGGCGGAGTCAATCAAATCAGATTCCTGCCCAGCGGCGAGGTGTCCGTTCAACCGCTGACGCTGTTGCCCGGTCGTTTGCGCGAGTTGAGTTCCCACCTGATGTTGTTCTACACCGGCATCCAGCGAACGGCCTCCAACATCGCGGCGAGTTACGTCACCAGCATGGACTCCAAGAGCGCGCTGTTGACACGCATGAAGGATCTGGTGGAACAAAGCAGTGAGATTTTGAGCAGCAAAGCGGACTTGACGAAATTCGGCGAACTGCTGCACGAAACCTGGGTCGCCAAACGCAGTCTGGGCGACAAGATTTCAAACTCCGAGGTGGACGGACTTTACGAAACGGCGCGGGCCGCGGGCGCACTCGGCGGCAAACTGCTGGGCGCCGGCGGCGGCGGATTTATTCTCCTGTTCGTGCCACCGCAAAAGCAGGAGGCCGTGCGTAAGCACCTCAACAAACTGATCCATGTCCCGTTTGAGTTCGAGTTTTCGGGCAGTCAGATCATCTTTTTCGATCCGCAGGAAGATTATTCCGAACAGGAACGCGTCCGCGCAGCCCAGCAAATACAAGCCTTTCGCGACCTGCCTGAGTGA
- a CDS encoding AbrB/MazE/SpoVT family DNA-binding domain-containing protein, whose protein sequence is MTTTISSKGQVVIPRPVRERHRIRPGDDFLLFELSNGDILLRHVRAPKRSLAWHLRRLHGLSLERSPERVREVAW, encoded by the coding sequence GTGACGACAACGATCTCCAGCAAGGGCCAAGTTGTGATTCCGCGACCCGTGCGTGAACGGCACAGGATTCGGCCCGGCGACGACTTCCTGCTCTTCGAGCTTTCCAACGGCGACATCCTGCTCCGACACGTCCGCGCGCCGAAAAGGTCGCTGGCCTGGCATTTGCGGCGATTACACGGACTGTCCTTGGAACGGAGTCCCGAACGCGTGCGGGAGGTGGCTTGGTGA
- the rpmA gene encoding 50S ribosomal protein L27: MAHKKGQGSVRNGRDSVSKRLGVKEFGGQVVTAGSILVRQRGTKFVAGRNVGTGRDWTLFALVDGKVLFDKGSKRINVIPAEAVNN, from the coding sequence ATGGCACATAAGAAAGGTCAAGGCAGTGTCCGCAACGGGCGCGACAGCGTCAGCAAACGGCTCGGCGTGAAGGAATTTGGCGGTCAAGTTGTCACTGCCGGCAGCATCCTCGTCCGCCAGCGCGGCACCAAGTTCGTCGCCGGCAGGAATGTCGGCACCGGACGCGACTGGACGTTGTTCGCTCTCGTCGATGGCAAGGTGCTGTTCGACAAAGGCAGCAAGCGCATCAACGTGATTCCGGCGGAAGCAGTTAACAACTAA
- a CDS encoding nucleotidyltransferase family protein — translation MKLSPDQVTAVILAGGFGTRLQHLLPNLPKPMAPVAGKPFIEWVVRYLARQGVRRLVISTGYLAEMVARHFRPQPVKGVKVSCVAEAKPLGTAGGFLNAVRVSKGEPVAWLVLNGDSLALAPLRDMFRTLSGSGVEGVVLGVPMADASRYGTITLDAEGGLRSFNEKKPGAGIINAGVYLFRASAIEVFPARAPLSFEVDVFPALTARQAGLKVCVTQAPFLDIGTPDSLALADSFIRQHIDEFATD, via the coding sequence GTGAAACTTTCTCCTGATCAAGTGACGGCCGTGATTCTCGCCGGCGGTTTCGGCACGCGCCTTCAGCATCTGTTGCCGAACCTCCCCAAGCCGATGGCGCCCGTTGCGGGAAAACCGTTTATCGAATGGGTCGTGCGTTACCTGGCGCGGCAAGGGGTTCGCCGCCTCGTGATTTCCACCGGCTACCTGGCTGAAATGGTGGCACGCCATTTTCGGCCGCAGCCGGTGAAAGGAGTGAAAGTGAGTTGTGTGGCAGAAGCGAAACCTCTGGGCACGGCGGGGGGATTCCTCAATGCGGTTCGGGTGTCCAAAGGAGAACCGGTGGCGTGGCTGGTGTTGAATGGGGACTCGCTGGCTTTGGCGCCGTTGCGCGACATGTTTCGAACCTTGAGTGGTTCGGGCGTCGAAGGCGTCGTTCTCGGTGTGCCGATGGCGGATGCCTCGCGTTATGGGACAATCACGCTCGACGCAGAAGGCGGGTTGCGCAGCTTCAACGAGAAGAAACCCGGCGCCGGTATCATCAACGCGGGAGTTTATTTGTTTCGTGCGTCGGCCATCGAAGTATTTCCGGCTCGTGCGCCATTGAGTTTCGAGGTGGACGTGTTCCCGGCATTGACGGCGCGCCAGGCGGGGTTGAAAGTGTGCGTGACGCAGGCGCCGTTCCTGGACATCGGCACGCCGGACTCGCTCGCCTTGGCGGATTCATTTATCCGGCAACATATCGATGAATTCGCGACCGATTGA